A region from the Deltaproteobacteria bacterium genome encodes:
- a CDS encoding sulfatase-like hydrolase/transferase has product MREKVFHFFGLSFLFLYPFFKFVLHQGYPLGRFEILIYAVVWFCLVLLLVIGTGRPFPITLFVFFLFLLFFTTAPKTIPPGGLWTRGVMSLALAGLFWKFPRRMFRLLAIFVAGVLITDLGLYLSSHNDITPPRPSGASPQALTVIPSDPPHHILYLILDEHIGLAGMPSQVPETDAAKKQIASFYEKYRFTLFGRAYSPYFYSDNSISNVLNRTTLTDKDAYFSRDEDDVRILKENRFFERMAALGYRINVYWPDYIDFCATSPVDVCYRYSKNSILSIGDAPLNRLEKTWVVGSLFLATNSLFREIDKRVRDRNIFKIKTGPITVVPDLLKRVGEDMRTAEHNTLFFAHVLMPHFPYVYDARCGMRPVKDWRNRNEFNDEHKKNSPTGYRERYRLYYEQMECLNRWLAGLFDELKEAGLYDQATIVVHGDHGSRINLEHDPYYDYHASLSEKDLVTSFSTLLAVKQPGQAVGGISGEMGDVGGILSAVLDEGGEYHEKGPHLVYLKQKKGKRELMSYPMPAL; this is encoded by the coding sequence ATGAGGGAGAAGGTCTTTCATTTCTTCGGCCTTTCGTTTCTATTTTTGTATCCCTTTTTCAAATTTGTTTTGCATCAGGGATATCCCCTTGGACGGTTTGAAATTCTGATCTACGCCGTTGTCTGGTTCTGCCTGGTTCTCCTCCTTGTCATCGGGACAGGCCGCCCCTTTCCGATCACCCTTTTTGTCTTTTTTCTTTTTCTCCTCTTCTTTACCACTGCTCCCAAAACCATCCCTCCCGGCGGCTTGTGGACCCGGGGTGTTATGTCGCTGGCGCTGGCCGGATTGTTCTGGAAATTTCCCCGAAGAATGTTCCGGCTCCTGGCTATTTTTGTGGCAGGCGTTTTGATTACCGACCTAGGGCTGTATCTTTCCAGCCATAACGACATAACTCCCCCTCGCCCCTCCGGGGCTTCACCCCAAGCCCTGACTGTCATCCCGTCCGATCCGCCCCATCACATCCTGTATCTGATCCTCGACGAGCATATCGGATTGGCCGGTATGCCGTCTCAAGTGCCCGAGACCGATGCCGCAAAAAAACAGATAGCCTCCTTTTACGAAAAATACCGGTTTACGCTCTTTGGCAGGGCCTACAGCCCCTATTTTTACTCCGACAATTCCATTTCGAATGTCCTCAATCGCACCACTCTGACCGACAAGGACGCCTATTTTTCAAGAGACGAGGATGATGTCAGAATCCTGAAGGAAAACCGTTTTTTCGAGCGGATGGCGGCTTTAGGCTATCGCATCAACGTTTATTGGCCCGATTACATCGATTTTTGCGCTACCTCGCCGGTGGATGTCTGCTATCGCTACTCAAAAAATTCAATCCTGTCGATTGGGGACGCCCCCTTGAACCGGTTGGAAAAAACATGGGTGGTCGGCTCCCTTTTCCTGGCGACCAATTCCCTTTTCCGGGAAATCGACAAGAGGGTACGGGACAGAAATATTTTCAAAATCAAGACGGGACCCATCACCGTCGTTCCCGACCTGTTAAAAAGGGTGGGGGAGGATATGCGGACGGCAGAACACAACACCCTCTTTTTTGCCCATGTTCTCATGCCGCATTTTCCCTATGTCTATGACGCGCGGTGCGGGATGAGACCGGTCAAGGATTGGCGCAACCGGAATGAGTTCAATGACGAACACAAAAAAAACAGTCCGACGGGATACCGCGAGCGCTATCGTTTGTACTATGAACAGATGGAATGCCTCAACCGGTGGTTGGCAGGGCTTTTCGACGAATTGAAAGAGGCCGGACTTTATGATCAAGCGACCATCGTGGTTCACGGGGATCATGGTTCCCGGATCAACCTCGAACACGATCCTTATTATGATTATCATGCCTCTTTGTCGGAGAAAGATCTGGTGACCTCCTTTTCGACCCTGTTGGCCGTCAAGCAACCGGGGCAAGCGGTGGGGGGCATCAGCGGCGAGATGGGAGATGTCGGCGGTATCCTGTCAGCCGTTTTGGATGAAGGGGGGGAATATCATGAAAAAGGGCCGCATCTGGTTTATCTCAAGCAGAAAAAGGGGAAGCGGGAATTAATGTCTTATCCCATGCCGGCATTATAA